GAGATCACATTGGATGGCAAACCTTTTGCCCCGACCCGTGTGAAGGAAGCGATGGAAGCTGGTATCAGCGTTCTCTATCAGGAACTCAACGTGGTTGATGAGTTGACCATTGCCGGCAACCTGACACTTGGTCAGGAAGAGCACAGCTTTGGTTTTCCGAAAAGGAACCGGATGCTCGACAAGGCTCGGGATATCCTTGCCACGTTTGACAGCAAAATTTCACTGGATGCACTGGTTGGCAGTTTGAGCGTCGCTCAAAAGCAGGTCGTCGAGATCACCAAGGCGCTATGTGCGGACTGTGCCGTCCTGGTGATGGATGAACCAACTGCAGCCCTAAGCCTTGGTGAAACCAGAAAACTCTTTGAAACGGTTGCCCGCCTAAAAGCCAATGGCGTGACCATGGTCTTCATCTCGCATAAGTTGAGTGAGATATTCGAGATCGGGGATTATGTCAGCGTATTCCGCGATGGCAGAATGGTCGAGAGCCGCTCATTGAAGGGAATGGACCGCACGGACCTTGTGCGCCTGATGCTGGGGAAGGTCGTTGTAAACGATTATGTGCCAAGCAAATCAACGCGTGATGTGAAAATCCTTGAAGTCAAAGGCGCTTGTACCCACAAGCTGAAGAATGTGAGCTTTGACCTCCACAAGGGTGAAATCCTCGGGTTTTACGGTCTTGTAGGCGCTGGCAAAACGGAAGTCTCCGAGATCCTTTATGGACATGACTGCGAAGGTGAAATTCGCGTCAAAGGAAAACTTACCCACCTGAACAGCGTAAGCAAAGCGCTGAAAGCCGGGCTGGCTCTTGTACCAGAAGAACGGCGCGAGGAGGGTATTTTCGCCCTGTTGGGAATTCGTCAGAACATTCCGCTGATGAAAATGAAAACGGTTCTCAAACACGGGCTGATTCAGCGATCCTCAGAGAATAAGCTGGCCGATTTCTACATGAAGGCGATGTCTATCGCGGCCAGTAACCGGGAGCACCATGTGGGGCTGCTCAGCGGTGGCAACCAGCAAAAGGTTGTTATTGCCAAATGCCTGAACCGGGATAGCGAAATCGTCTTGATGGATGAACCTAGCCGCGGCGTTGATATCGGTGCCAAGCAGGAAATTCACGACATCATCCGCGAGCTCGCCAACGAGGGAAAGAGCATTGTGGTTTTCACCTCGGAACTGCAAGAAGTTTTACAGCTCTGTGACCGGATTGTCCTTATGTACGACGGCGAAATTCGGGAAGTAATAGATAACGGCGACACGATTGATACCGATTACATCATGGAAGTTGTCGCAGGAAAGGGTGCTAAGCAATGACCCTGCAAGATAAGCTCACCTCTTTTGCGAGATCCCAGGTCTTTGTTCTCCTGCTGGTCTTCATCGCACTGAACGCCTACTTCGGTTACAAATCAGAATACTTCCTCAATGTTGAAAATTATTTCAACATGTTGAAGCAGTCATCTGCCCTGTTGATTGCAGCATCCGCAGCAACACTCCTTATGATGACGGCAAATTTCGATCTGTCTGCCGGTGCAAACCTAGCCTTCAGCGGCGTGTTGTATGCCATGCTCGCGGCGGCGGGTGTTCCGCTCTCTCTTGCCGTTTTGCTAACATTGCTTGCCGGTGCGTGTTTTGGGATCATCAACGGTGTCCTCGTCACCAAATGGGACATTCCGCCATTTATTGCCACACTAGGCATGATGTTTATCGGCGCTGGTCTGGCACTGGTTGTGTGTGGAGGTCAGTCTGTTCGCAGCGGCCTGCCTGACAATTTCAGCGACCTTATGAACGGCCGTTTCCTTGGCATTCCAACGCCAATTCTGATGGCCATTGTCGGCTGCACCTTCTTCTGGGTGTTGGCAAACAAGACATTGCTTGGCAAATACGCCATGGCCATTGGCAGCAATAAGAACGCAGCAGTGCTGTCTGGTATCAACGTCAACTTCATCACCATGTCACTGTTTGTGGTCGTGGCCCTGCTTGCCTCCCTCGCAGGAATTATGACGGCCTCCCGCCTTGGGACAGGAGATCCGCGTGTCTATGAGATTTTCTACATGGACATCATCGTTGCTATGATGCTGGGCGGGACACCTTTGACAGGCGGCAAGGGCTCGGTGTTGGGCACTTTAATTGCCGCAATGATCATTGTTGTGATTGGCAATGGCCTGAGCATGCTGAACGTCCTGATCTTCTGGCAGACCATTATCAAAGGTGTGGTTCTGATTGCTGCGATGATCCTGAACGAACGCGCCAAATCCGGCAGTCTTGCAGGCCTCGCTTCGCTTTTCCGACAAACGCTGACCCTGAAGTCCAGCTGAAATTCTCAGCAGGTCGCTGCACCAAGCCGTAGCGACCTTGCAAAGCCACTCCAAAATTCATTGAACACAACACAAGATCCTTAGAGGAAAACACCATGACAAACAAACTCAAGGTCTACCCAAACGAGCACTTCTACGCCGATGACGGTAAGTTCAAAATGGAAGTTGCGCGTGAAACCTATCTGGAAATGATGCGGTTTTATAACTACCCCATCCCAAAGCGGTTTGAGACGGACGATTTCTGGGTCAAAGATTTCAATATCGGCAATTTTTCCGAATCCGGCATGGCTGGTATCTTCTGGATGACAGATGCGGATTACA
This region of Pseudovibrio sp. Tun.PSC04-5.I4 genomic DNA includes:
- a CDS encoding sugar ABC transporter ATP-binding protein — encoded protein: MDNTNILEIRNVGKTFPGVTALKGVSFDIKRNSVHCIVGENGAGKSTFIKILTGVLAKSSGEITLDGKPFAPTRVKEAMEAGISVLYQELNVVDELTIAGNLTLGQEEHSFGFPKRNRMLDKARDILATFDSKISLDALVGSLSVAQKQVVEITKALCADCAVLVMDEPTAALSLGETRKLFETVARLKANGVTMVFISHKLSEIFEIGDYVSVFRDGRMVESRSLKGMDRTDLVRLMLGKVVVNDYVPSKSTRDVKILEVKGACTHKLKNVSFDLHKGEILGFYGLVGAGKTEVSEILYGHDCEGEIRVKGKLTHLNSVSKALKAGLALVPEERREEGIFALLGIRQNIPLMKMKTVLKHGLIQRSSENKLADFYMKAMSIAASNREHHVGLLSGGNQQKVVIAKCLNRDSEIVLMDEPSRGVDIGAKQEIHDIIRELANEGKSIVVFTSELQEVLQLCDRIVLMYDGEIREVIDNGDTIDTDYIMEVVAGKGAKQ
- a CDS encoding ABC transporter permease, whose amino-acid sequence is MTLQDKLTSFARSQVFVLLLVFIALNAYFGYKSEYFLNVENYFNMLKQSSALLIAASAATLLMMTANFDLSAGANLAFSGVLYAMLAAAGVPLSLAVLLTLLAGACFGIINGVLVTKWDIPPFIATLGMMFIGAGLALVVCGGQSVRSGLPDNFSDLMNGRFLGIPTPILMAIVGCTFFWVLANKTLLGKYAMAIGSNKNAAVLSGINVNFITMSLFVVVALLASLAGIMTASRLGTGDPRVYEIFYMDIIVAMMLGGTPLTGGKGSVLGTLIAAMIIVVIGNGLSMLNVLIFWQTIIKGVVLIAAMILNERAKSGSLAGLASLFRQTLTLKSS